The Synchiropus splendidus isolate RoL2022-P1 chromosome 11, RoL_Sspl_1.0, whole genome shotgun sequence genome contains a region encoding:
- the LOC128767581 gene encoding tumor necrosis factor receptor superfamily member 27-like, translated as MSSATFLLVNMSMLLCVLVLAELGCDETEFLLTNGTCFPCHLCGPGEELSKDCGFGEGADAVCVLCQKGSFSTDTDVNPCRRCTQCHLLNRQVGSPCSSIRDALCGHCLPGFYELRGMSGEVEPSCVPCYGRNKAHQNCFSKNLDSNAEPAVTVLRENTEVPQEESGGEGEFPIIMIGSLTACVVFLFALLFWAFLLTSERFKKSTAYCPVLKEALLEMDPPVPSSPTEGAELTADLPKDSFQDQNLLLRENDSQPSSIVINVTANIKPPGPKEEAFYLTKDGRDSRCSHHDEMDQNLRRIWEKAEGQSVEALNYDLIQDLSLLLDTSENRMLMRRLGLSLGVPPQVVAHLNGFQDLYLYLSTSTYTLLPQLAQAAALLPCPEAVAMIHNAVMKK; from the exons ATGTCATCGGCAACATTTCTGTTAGTAAACATGTCGATG ctgctctgCGTTCTTGTGCTGGCCGAACTGGGTTGTGACGAGACAGAATTCCTGCTTACAAATGGAACTTGTTTCCCCTGCCATCTTTGTGGACCAGGCGAAGAGCTGTCAAAG GACTGTGGTTTCGGGGAAGGCGCTGATGCCGTCTGCGTATTGTGCCAAAAAGGCTCATTCAGCACCGACACAGATGTGAATCCATGCAGAAGATGCACGCAGTGTCATCTGTTAAATCGCCAGGTGGGGTCGCCATGCTCCTCCATTCGTGACGCTCTGTGTGGACACTGTTTGCCAGG CTTTTATGAACTACGAGGCATGAGCGGTGAAGTGGAGCCATCTTGTGTCCCTTGCTATGGTCGTAATAAAGCACatcagaattgtttttccaaaaaccTGGACTCAAATGCAG AACCTGCAGTCACTGTGCTGAGGGAAAATACTGAGGTGCCACAGGAGGAAA GTGGTGGAGAAGGAGAATTTCCAATAATAATGATTGGATCTTTGACAGCCTGCGTGGTCTTTTTGTTTGCTCTGCTTTTTTGGGCCTTTCTCTTGACTTCAGAGCGATTCA AGAAATCTACTGCATACTGTCCTGTGCTCAAAGAAGCACTGTTGGAGATGGATCCTCCAGTTCCCTCAAGCCCCACGGAGGGTGCAGAGCTGACGGCTGATCTGCCAAAAGATTCTTTCCA AGACCAGAACTTGCTTCTCCGGGAGAATGACTCTCAGCCTTCGTCGATAGTCATCAACGTCACCGCCAACATAAAGCCACCTGGTCCAAAAGAGGAGGCCTTTTACCTCACCAAAGATGGGCGGGATTCCAGATGCAGCCATCATGATGAG ATGGATCAAAATCTACGAAGAATATGGGAAAAAGCTGAAg GTCAGAGTGTTGAAGCTCTGAACTACGACTTGATCCAAGACTTGTCTTTGCTGCTGGACACCTCTGAGAACAGGATGTTAATGAGAAGACTTGGCTTGTCTCTTGGTGTGCCCcctcaagtcgttgcacatctgAACGGCTTCCAGGATCTCTATCTATACCTGAGCACTTCGACTTATACACTCCTGCCTCAACTGGCCCAAGCAGCTGCTCTGTTGCCCTGTCCTGAAGCTGTTGCTATGATACACAATGCAGTCATGAAAAAGTGA